The proteins below come from a single Gordonia pseudamarae genomic window:
- a CDS encoding FadR/GntR family transcriptional regulator yields the protein MSSDADRVRKSLSAGVSVRTPKAAEQIARHLRGLIVRGETAPGTMLSSEKALLDEFGVSRPTLREAFRILENEGLIVVLTGARGGARVQLPDLGVVSRQIGYYLQAQQTTLRDLLEARAEFEPICARLLAERRSDDTLRELDELVASLIADAEKGFATGAEYAAWVHSTRALHELIAEGCGNNTLAAQARSLSEMLGAHRRVSLRSVDYRPGSPETIAEIVADYARLAENVRSGDGGAAESLWREHLRRSTEIVFRAQDPDTVVNLLD from the coding sequence GTGTCATCTGATGCGGACCGCGTACGTAAGAGCCTGTCGGCGGGGGTGTCCGTGCGCACCCCCAAGGCCGCCGAACAGATCGCCCGGCACCTACGCGGTCTGATCGTCCGGGGCGAGACCGCACCCGGCACGATGCTCAGCTCCGAGAAAGCGTTGCTCGACGAGTTCGGTGTTTCCCGACCGACCTTGCGCGAAGCATTCCGCATCCTGGAGAACGAGGGGCTGATCGTCGTGCTCACCGGGGCGCGCGGCGGTGCCCGGGTGCAATTGCCCGATCTGGGTGTGGTGTCCCGGCAGATCGGCTACTACCTGCAGGCGCAGCAGACCACGTTGCGCGACCTGCTTGAGGCCCGGGCCGAGTTCGAGCCGATCTGCGCGCGGCTGTTGGCCGAACGTCGATCGGATGACACCCTCCGCGAGTTGGACGAACTCGTCGCGTCTCTGATCGCCGACGCGGAGAAGGGTTTCGCCACCGGGGCCGAGTATGCCGCCTGGGTGCATTCGACGCGTGCGCTCCACGAACTGATCGCCGAAGGCTGCGGCAACAACACCCTCGCCGCGCAGGCGCGGTCGTTGAGCGAGATGCTGGGGGCGCATCGCCGGGTCAGTCTGCGGTCGGTGGACTACCGGCCGGGGTCTCCCGAAACCATCGCGGAGATCGTGGCCGACTACGCCCGCCTGGCCGAGAACGTGCGGTCCGGCGACGGTGGCGCCGCCGAGTCGCTGTGGCGCGAGCATCTGCGGCGCTCGACGGAGATCGTCTTCCGTGCCCAGGATCCCGACACGGTGGTCAATCTCCTGGATTGA
- a CDS encoding FadR/GntR family transcriptional regulator yields the protein MEQAVAPAFAIRSDPERRIRTPKTAELVALKLRSMIVSGELKDGDRLPNEAELMELFSVSRQTLREAIRVLEAERLVEVRRGSRSGAKVCVPGPEVVARPAALVLQLSEATVADVYRALEAIEPPAARLLAEEGTDAAFDQLEQFLDEILPEAYASGRLGSAAAQFHLRMVQLSGSATLALIAGMVNEILERNYAALEQEYGSAGADKNYRLFVRSQRRFIKLLRARDGAGAFHHWHKHMGVARQFVMRGREDLLVQDLLD from the coding sequence ATGGAACAGGCAGTGGCCCCGGCGTTCGCGATCCGGAGCGATCCCGAACGTAGGATCCGCACGCCCAAGACCGCCGAGCTGGTGGCGCTCAAGCTGCGTTCGATGATCGTCTCCGGCGAGCTCAAGGACGGCGACCGCCTCCCCAACGAGGCCGAGCTGATGGAGTTGTTCTCCGTGAGCAGGCAGACGCTGCGTGAGGCGATCCGGGTGCTCGAAGCCGAACGGCTCGTCGAGGTCCGGCGCGGCTCACGGTCGGGTGCCAAGGTGTGTGTGCCCGGCCCCGAGGTGGTCGCCCGTCCGGCGGCGCTCGTGCTGCAGTTGTCCGAGGCGACGGTCGCCGACGTGTACCGGGCGCTGGAGGCCATCGAACCGCCGGCCGCGCGGCTGCTCGCAGAAGAAGGCACGGACGCCGCCTTCGACCAGCTCGAACAGTTCCTCGACGAGATCCTGCCCGAGGCGTATGCGTCGGGTAGGCTCGGGTCCGCGGCGGCGCAGTTCCACCTGCGGATGGTGCAGTTGTCCGGCAGTGCCACGCTCGCCTTGATCGCCGGGATGGTCAACGAGATCCTGGAGCGCAACTACGCCGCGCTCGAACAGGAATACGGCAGCGCGGGCGCCGACAAGAACTATCGGCTGTTCGTCCGATCGCAGCGCCGGTTCATCAAGCTGCTGCGCGCCCGTGACGGCGCCGGGGCGTTCCACCACTGGCACAAGCACATGGGGGTGGCGCGCCAGTTCGTGATGCGCGGACGCGAAGACCTGCTCGTGCAGGACCTGCTCGACTGA
- a CDS encoding enoyl-CoA hydratase/isomerase family protein, with translation MDLTSPDLTALTTVLAELDEHVLTITLNRPERMNSFTNTMRAEFRQIWEYARETDDVHVIVLRGAGDRAFSTGMDTREGTFISENVFSRRDPGIDLQPKHNGCWKPLICAVHGMAAGGALYWLNEADIIVAGDDAQFFDPHVSYGLVAALEPIGLAHRIPIGEVLRMVLLGLDERMSAQRAYEIGFVSEIVAREELWKRADVLARRIAAKPAAAIQGSVRAIWESKDTGRTQALATGMSYTSLGNPIGKAQVVRSQVPTRDFEVR, from the coding sequence ATGGATCTCACCTCACCGGATCTCACCGCCCTGACCACGGTGTTGGCCGAACTCGACGAGCACGTGCTCACCATCACCCTCAACCGCCCCGAGCGGATGAACTCCTTCACCAACACGATGCGGGCCGAGTTCCGGCAGATCTGGGAGTACGCGCGTGAGACCGACGACGTGCACGTGATCGTCCTGCGCGGCGCCGGCGACCGGGCGTTCTCCACCGGCATGGACACCCGTGAGGGCACCTTCATCTCCGAGAATGTCTTCAGCCGCAGGGATCCCGGAATCGACCTGCAACCCAAGCACAACGGTTGCTGGAAGCCGCTGATCTGCGCCGTACACGGGATGGCCGCCGGCGGCGCGCTGTACTGGCTCAACGAGGCCGACATCATCGTCGCCGGCGACGACGCACAGTTCTTCGACCCGCATGTTTCCTACGGCCTGGTCGCCGCCCTCGAACCGATCGGGCTGGCCCACCGGATCCCGATCGGTGAGGTCCTGCGCATGGTCCTGCTGGGTCTGGATGAGCGGATGTCGGCGCAGCGCGCCTACGAGATCGGGTTCGTCAGCGAGATCGTCGCCCGCGAAGAGCTGTGGAAACGGGCCGACGTGCTCGCCCGCCGCATCGCCGCCAAACCCGCCGCCGCCATCCAGGGCAGTGTCCGGGCCATCTGGGAATCCAAGGACACCGGCCGCACGCAGGCACTGGCCACGGGAATGTCGTACACCTCGCTCGGCAACCCGATCGGGAAGGCGCAGGTGGTGCGTTCGCAGGTGCCCACCCGCGACTTCGAGGTCCGCTGA